From the Streptococcus halotolerans genome, the window CTACGCATTTCACCGCTACACATGGAATTCCACTCTCCCCTTCTGCACTCAAGTTTAACAGTTTCCAAAGCGTACAATGGTTGAGCCACTGCCTTTAACTTCAGACTTATTAAACCACCTGCGCTCGCTTTACGCCCAATAAATCCGGACAACGCTCGGGACCTACGTATTACCGCGGCTGCTGGCACGTAGTTAGCCGTCCCTTTCTGATAAGCTACCGTCACAGAGTAAACTTTCCACTCTTACTCCCGTTCTTCGCTTATAACAGAGCTTTACGATCCGAAAACCTTCTTCACTCACGCGGCGTTGCTCGGTCAGGGTTCCCCCCATTGCCGAAGATTCCCTACTGCTGCCTCCCGTAGGAGTCTGGGCCGTGTCTCAGTCCCAGTGTGGCCGATCACCCTCTCAGGTCGGCTATGTATCGAAGCCTTGGTAAGCCGTTACCTTACCAACTAGCTAATACAACGCAGGTCCATCTTTAAGTGGTGCACTTGCACCTTTTAAGTAGCTGACATGTGTCCGCCACTATTATGCGGTATTAGCTATCGTTTCCAATAGTTATCCCCCGCTTAAAGGTAGGTTACCTACGCGTTACTCACCCGTTCGCGACTCATTGATATCAAGTGTAGCAAGCTACGGTAGTTATCAATGCGTTCCACTTGCATGTATTAGGCACGCCGCCAGCGTTCGTCCTGAGCCAGGATCAAACTCTCATTAACTTGTTCGTTTGAACTGTACTCAGTCAGTTAACTTCTGACTTGTTCGTTTTTTATTGACAGGTTACTTACTGTAACCCGCACGTTTGGTTTCTTTATCCAGTTTTCAAAGGTCTTATCGTCTCCTAAGAGACAACTTCTTTATTTTAACAAACTCCCTAAACTTTGTCAATAACTTTTTTCAACTTTTTTGCAAAAGCTTATGACGACTATGGGGCGATTGAGAACTTTTATATATTACTATATTTCAGCGAGGCTTGTCAATAGGTTTTTTCATCTTTTTTAAAAAACCTACGTTGTAATGAAAGTTCCAAAATGAAGTCAATACTAAACTAAAATCAAAAAATAACTTATAATAGGACTATGAAACTATCAACCAAGAAGGCGAGAAAGCGCTTTAAAGATAGTCGTCGTTACAACAAAGTAAGACTAATGTATCAAGATGAAGCCGGTTTTGGGCGTATCAGTAAAATAGGGAAGGCATGAGCTCCGAAAGGGGCTCGCCCACATGTTCACAGCCACTATATTCGAGAATATCGCTATTGTTATGGTGCTGTCGATGCCCATACAGGAGACTCTTTCTTCATCATTGCTGGAGGCTGTAACACAAACTGGATGAACGAGTTCCTCAAGCAATTATCGATAGCTTATCCCCATGATTATATTTTACTCGTCATGGATAACGCCGTTTGGCATAAATCAAGGACGTTAGAGAAACCTGCCAACATTAGCTTTGAGTTCATTCCCCCTTATACACCTGAGATTAATCCAATTGAACAAGTCTGGGCTGAGATTCGCAAGAGAGGCTTTAAGAATAAAGCATTTAAAACACTTGATGACGTGGTGAACAGGCTACAAGAAGTGATTCAAGGATTAGAACGGTCAATTTTAAAAAATATCGTCAACAGACAATGGTTACAGAAAGTTAGTTTTTGATTTTTGTTGAGTATAACTAATTAAAAATACAAAAAAAGGCTCTATAATTTCTGTAGTGGGTAAATTCTCCTCGGAGATTATGGAGTCTTTTTGAATATAGCAAAAAAGTCCCATATGACTTATAATGAAAAGCAACCAAACCACTCATTAGAAAGACTCATATGGAACAACTAGATGATATCAAAGATTCGCTTGACATTAAAGATCCTAATATCACTTTTGAAAAGACATTTGACAAGTTCTTCACTCACAGAGAATATCATGCCAAGTTAGATTATAATGCCCCGCAATGCCCTGATTGTCAAGATAAAATGGCAAAGTACGACTTCCAAAAGCCATGCAAAATTCCCTATCTGGAAATGGCGGGTTGTAAAGTACTGATTCGTCTCAAAAAGCGTCGCTTCAAATGTCAAGCGTGTGGGAAAATGGCTGTCGCTAAGACCTCTCTCGTCAGAGAAAATCACCAGATTCCCAACATCATTAACCACAAAATCACCGACAAACTCATGAGTCGTGAGGCAATGACAAAAATCGCTGAAGACCTGTCTGTCTCTGTGTCAACCGTCTATCGGCAACTCAACCGCTTTGAATGCAAGACCGATTTAACCTGGTTACCTGAGAACATGTCCTGGGATGAGTATGCTTTCAAGAAGGGAAAGATGAGCTTTATTGCCCAAGATTTCGATGCTAACAAGATTATCGCTATCCTTGATGGGCGGACGCAAGCTGTCATCAGAAATCATTTCATGCGGTATTCTCACAAGGTGCGCAGTCGTGTCAAAGTCATCACCATGGATATGTTTAGTCCCTACTATGACATCGCTAAGCAACTGTTTCCTAAGGCTAAGATTGTTCTCGATAGGTTCCACATTGTTCAACATTTATCTCGTGCCATGAACCGTTTCCGTATCCAAATCATGAACCAATTTGAGCATCAATCTTACGAATATAAGGCCTTGAAACGTTACTGGAAACTCATCCAACAAGATAGTCGTAACTTAAACGATAAACGGTTTTATCGTCCAACTTTTCGCATGCACTTGACCAATCAAGAGATTGTGCAACGTCTTTTGAGCTACTCTGATGAGCTACGTCACCACTATGAACTCTTCCAATGCCTTCTCTTTCATTTCCAAGAAAAGCAGGAGAAACACTTCTTTGAACTCATTTCTGATACCATCAAACAGGTCCATCCCATCTTCAAGACCGTCTTGTCAACCTTTCTAAAAGACAAAGAGAAGATTATTAATGCTCTGAAACTACCTTATTCCAATGCCAAACTAGAGGCGACCAACAACCTTATTAAAGTCATTAAGCGAAATGCTTTTGGCTTTAGGAACTTTGAAAACTTCAAAAAACGGATTTATCTTGCTTTGAACACAACAAAAGAGAAGACCAAACTGGTCCTCTCTCGGTGTTAGCTATAAGTCAACCCACTACAGTTGACAATGAGCCAAAAACGCCTGCTTACGGAAAACTTTTGAATTAGAAGTCTTTCGTAAACAAGCGTTACCTTTACCATAATATGATGAGTGTTCCCACTGGGATCGAATCCCAGTGGTAGACCAGAGCTAGACTAAGAAGAAGTTAATCTTCCATCATCATAACACTCAACAAAATTGATAAAAATTAAACAAGTTCAATAATTGCCATTGGGGCAGCATCACCACGACGTGGTTCTGTTTTAAGAATACGAGTGTATCCACCGTTACGTTCTGCGTAACGAGGTGCTAACTCAGAGAACAATTTTTGAAGAGCAGTTGTTGATGTATATTTATCATTTGCTTCGTCATAGTTTTCTGATGCGATTTCATTACGAATAAATGCTGCTGCTTGACGACGTGCGTGTAAATCACCACGTTTACCAAGAGTAATCATTTTTTCAACGGTTTTACGGATTTCTTTAGCACGAGCTTCAGTCGTTACGATTGATTCATTGATCACAAGATCTGTAGTCAAATCACGCAACATTGCTTTACGTTGTGAGCTAGTGCGTCCTAGTTTACGGTAAGCCATGTTATCCTCCTATTTTATTTATCGTTTTTTAATCCTAAACCTAAATCAGCAAGTTTAACCTTAACTTCTTCAAGGCTCTTACGACCAAGGTTGCGGACTTTCATCATTTCAGGTTCAGTCTTTTCTGTTAAATCGTGAACAGTGTTAATTCCTGCACGTTTCAAACAATTGTAAGAGCGAACTGATAAATCTAATTCCTCAATTGTACGATCAAGAACTTTCTCATCGTTAACTGATTCAGTTTCTTTCATAACATCAGTCGCTTTAGCGACTTCAGTCAAGTCTGTAAAGAGATTTAGATGTTCAATCAAGACACGAGCAGAAAGGCCTAATGCATCCTCAGGAATGATTGTACCATTAGTCATGATTTCAATAGTCAACTTATCGAAGCCATCATTACTACCCACACGGGCAGGTTCAACTTGATAATTAACTTTTTTCACTGGAGTGTAGATAGAGTCTACAGCCAATGTGCCTACTGGTGCATCATCTTTTTTATTACCTTCTGCAGCAACATAACCGCGATTAGTAGCTACTGTCATACTAGCTTTAAAAGAAGCACCTTCGGCGATTGTAAACAGATAATGATCTGAGTTAACAATCTCAATATCGCTATCAGTTAGGATATCCCCAGCAGTAACTTCGGCAGGGCCCTGGACATCAAGCTCAATAATTTTTTCGTCTTCGACGTAAGATTTTACAGCAAGTCCTTTGACGTTAAGAATAATTTGCATTACATCTTCACGTACTCCAGGTACAGTATCAAACTCGTGAAGTACTCCATCAATCTTAATCGAGGTAACAGCAGCACCTGGAAGAGACGATAAAAGTACACGACGAAGAGAGTTACCTAAGGTTGTTCCGTATCCACGTTCAAGTGGTTCGATGACAAACTTACCATAATCTTTATTTTCATCAATTTTTGTTATTATTGGTTTTTCAAACTCAATCATTTATTTACCCCTCGAAACGAATCTGTGTACTGTATAGTTAATGATTACACACGACGACGTTTTGGAGGACGAGCACCATTATGTGGTACAGGAGTAACATCGCGGATGGCAGTCACTTCAAGACCAGCAGCAGCAAGAGCACGAATAGCCGATTCACGACCTGAACCTGGGCCTTTTACAGTAACTTCAACAGTTTTCAAACCGTGTTCTTGAGCTGATTTAGCAGCAGCTTCTGAAGCCATTTGTGCGGCAAACGGAGTAGATTTACGAGAACCTTTAAATCCAAGAGCA encodes:
- a CDS encoding ISL3 family transposase, whose amino-acid sequence is MEQLDDIKDSLDIKDPNITFEKTFDKFFTHREYHAKLDYNAPQCPDCQDKMAKYDFQKPCKIPYLEMAGCKVLIRLKKRRFKCQACGKMAVAKTSLVRENHQIPNIINHKITDKLMSREAMTKIAEDLSVSVSTVYRQLNRFECKTDLTWLPENMSWDEYAFKKGKMSFIAQDFDANKIIAILDGRTQAVIRNHFMRYSHKVRSRVKVITMDMFSPYYDIAKQLFPKAKIVLDRFHIVQHLSRAMNRFRIQIMNQFEHQSYEYKALKRYWKLIQQDSRNLNDKRFYRPTFRMHLTNQEIVQRLLSYSDELRHHYELFQCLLFHFQEKQEKHFFELISDTIKQVHPIFKTVLSTFLKDKEKIINALKLPYSNAKLEATNNLIKVIKRNAFGFRNFENFKKRIYLALNTTKEKTKLVLSRC
- the rplQ gene encoding 50S ribosomal protein L17, which codes for MAYRKLGRTSSQRKAMLRDLTTDLVINESIVTTEARAKEIRKTVEKMITLGKRGDLHARRQAAAFIRNEIASENYDEANDKYTSTTALQKLFSELAPRYAERNGGYTRILKTEPRRGDAAPMAIIELV
- a CDS encoding DNA-directed RNA polymerase subunit alpha; amino-acid sequence: MIEFEKPIITKIDENKDYGKFVIEPLERGYGTTLGNSLRRVLLSSLPGAAVTSIKIDGVLHEFDTVPGVREDVMQIILNVKGLAVKSYVEDEKIIELDVQGPAEVTAGDILTDSDIEIVNSDHYLFTIAEGASFKASMTVATNRGYVAAEGNKKDDAPVGTLAVDSIYTPVKKVNYQVEPARVGSNDGFDKLTIEIMTNGTIIPEDALGLSARVLIEHLNLFTDLTEVAKATDVMKETESVNDEKVLDRTIEELDLSVRSYNCLKRAGINTVHDLTEKTEPEMMKVRNLGRKSLEEVKVKLADLGLGLKNDK
- the rpsK gene encoding 30S ribosomal protein S11, with protein sequence MAKPTRKRRVKKNIESGIAHIHATFNNTIVMITDVHGNALAWSSAGALGFKGSRKSTPFAAQMASEAAAKSAQEHGLKTVEVTVKGPGSGRESAIRALAAAGLEVTAIRDVTPVPHNGARPPKRRRV